A part of Molothrus aeneus isolate 106 unplaced genomic scaffold, BPBGC_Maene_1.0 scaffold_30, whole genome shotgun sequence genomic DNA contains:
- the DHX16 gene encoding pre-mRNA-splicing factor ATP-dependent RNA helicase DHX16 isoform X4 gives MVQFVSAAQLEGTDPQKDVPEAVPEAERRRQSLQDGRRALPIFPFRDELVAAVAQHQVLVIEGETGSGKTTQIPQYLHEEGYTRGGLKIGVTQPRRVAAMSVAARVAVEMGTKLGNEVGYSIRFEDCTSERTVLKYMTDGMLLREFLTEPDLASYSVIMVDEAHERTLHTDVLFGLIKDIARFRPQLKVLVASATLDTERFSAFFDHAPVFRIPGRRFPVDIYYTKAPEADYLEACVVSVLQIHVTQPPGDILVFLTGQEEIEACVELLQERCRRLGSRLPELLVLPIYANLPSELQARIFQPTPPGARKVVVATNIAETSVTIDGIVYVLDPGFCKQKSYSARTGMESLVVTPCSKASANQRAGRAGRVAPGKCFRLYTAWAFQHELEETAVPEIQRADLGALVLLLKSLGINDLIHFDFLDPPPHETLVLALEQLYALGALNHLGELTTLGRRMAELPVEPMLAKMILASEQYGCTEEVLTVAAMLSVNNAVFYRPKDKVLHADSARVAFSVPGGDHLVLLNVYNQWVASGHSLQWCYEHFVQARSLRRARDVREQLQGLMERVEIAPSSCQGNLDLVRKAITAGFFYHTARLARGGYRTVKHQQPVFIHPNSALFALQPRWVLYHELVCTSKEFMRQVIEIDSSWLLEVAPHYYQAKELEDGSGRKMPKKAGKSREELG, from the exons atggtgCAGTTCGTCAGCGCCGCTCAATTAGAGGGGACCGACCCCCAaaag gatgtccccgAGGCCGTCCCCGAGGCCGAGCGCCGCCGGCAGTCGCTCCAGGACGGCCGCCGGGCCCTGCCCATCTTCCCCTTCCGGGACGAGCTGGTGGCGGCCGTGGCCCAGCACCAGGTGCTGGTGATCGAGGGCGAGACCGGCTCGGGGAAAACCACCCAGATCCCCCAGTACCTGCACGAGGAG GGCTACACTCGGGGGGGGCTGAAGATCGGCGTGACGCAGCCGCGACGCGTGGCAGCCATGAGCGTGGCAGCCAGGGTGGCCGTGGAGATGGGGACAAAGCTGGGCAACGAG GTCGGGTACAGCATCCGCTTCGAGGACTGCACGTCGGAGCGCACGGTGCTCAAGTACATGACGGACGGGATGCTGCTGAGGGAGTTCCTGACAGAGCCCGACCTGGCCTCCTacag CGTGATCATGGTGGACGAGGCCCACGAGCGCACCCTGCACACGGACGTGCTCTTCGGCCTCATCAAGGACATCGCTCGCTTCCGGCCGCAGCTCAAGGTCCTGGTGGCCTCGGCCACGCTGGACACCGAGCGCTTCTCGGCCTTCTTCGACCACGCGCCCGTGTTCCGCATCCCGGGGCGCCGCTTCCCCGTGGACATCTACTACACCAAG GCGCCTGAGGCCGATTACCTGGAGGCCTGCGTGGTGTCGGTGCTGCAGATCCACGTCACCCAACCCCCGGGGGACATCCTGGTCTTCCTCACCGGGCAG GAGGAGATCGAGGCCTgcgtggagctgctgcaggagcgcTGCCGCCGCCTGGGCTCGCGCCTGCccgagctgctggtgctgcccatCTACGCCAACCTGCCCTCGGAGCTGCAGGCCCGCATCTTCCAGCCCACGCCCCCCGGCGCCAGGAAG GTGGTGGTGGCCACCAACATCGCCGAGACCTCGGTGACCATCGACGGCATCGTCTACGTGCTGGACCCCGGCTTCTGCAAGCAGAAGAGCTACAGCGCCCGCACGGGCATGGAGTCCCTGGTGGTGACACCCTGCTCCAAG GCCTCAGCCAATCAGCGCGCGGGCCGCGCCGGCCGCGTGGCTCCCGGGAAGTGTTTCCGGCTCTACACGGCCTGGGCGTTCCAGCACGAGCTGGAGGAGACGGCGGTGCCGGAGATCCAGAGAGCCGACCTGGGAgcgctggtgctgctgctcaagAGCCTGG ggatcAATGACCTGATCCACTTTGACTTCCtggacccccccccccacgAGACGCTGGTGCTGGCGCTGGAGCAGCTCTACGCCCTGGGGGCGCTGAACCACCTGGGCGAGCTCACCAcg CTGGGCCGGCGCATGGCGGAGCTGCCGGTGGAGCCCATGTTGGCCAAGATGATCCTGGCGAGCGAGCA ATATGGCTGTACTGAGGAGGTGCTGACGGTGGCGGCCATGCTCTCGGTGAACAACGCCGTTTTCTACCGGCCCAAGGACAAGGTGCTCCACGCCGACAGCGCCCGCGTGGCCTTCAGCGTGCCCGGCGGCGACCACCTGGTGCTGCTCAACGTCTACAACCAG TGGGTGGCCAGCGGTCACTCCCTGCAGTGGTGCTACGAGCACTTTGTCCAGGCGCGCTCCCTGCGCCGCGCCCGGGACGTgcgggagcagctgcaggggctgatgGAGCGCGTGGAGATCGCCCCGTCCTCCTGCCAGGGCAACCTGGACCTGGTGCGCAAG GCCATCACAGCCGGGTTCTTTTACCACACGGCGCGGCTGGCGCGGGGCGGGTACCGCACGGTGAAGCACCAGCAGCCGGTGTTCATCCACCCCAACAGCGCCCTGTTCGCCCTGCAGCCCCGCTGGGTGCTCTACCACGAGCTGGTGTGCACCTCCAAGGAGTTCATGAGAcag gtgATCGAGATCgacagctcctggctgctggaggTCGCCCCCCATTATTACCAGGCCAAGGAGCTCGAGGACGGCAGCGGCCGCAAAATGCCCAAAAAAGCCGGGAAATCGcgggaggagctgggctga